The following nucleotide sequence is from Cellvibrio sp. PSBB006.
ATTAGGCGCCAGGATTAACATGGCCGTGACAGTTGATTCCCTCTTATGCGTGGGAGAAAAAATGGTGACTACCGTCAAACCTTTGGTTTATTCATGTTCCGGCTGTTCGAATGTAGCTCAGTTGGCGAATGATGTTGCGGTACTGATGGACCGCGAAGGGCTGGCACAAATGTCCTGTATAGCCGGTGTGGGCGGGCAAGTGAAAAAGCTTGTTAACATCGCAAGATCCGGGCGCGATATTTTAGCGATTGATGGTTGCCGCTTGGCCTGTGTTAAAAATACCCTGGCGTTGCACGGTGTAACCCCTAAATGGTATCTGGAGTTAACCGAGTTGGGTTTGAAGAAACGCGATGGAGAGGATTGTTCACTCGCTGATTTTTATCGGGTGCTGAGTTACACATATCGCTTGCCCGATTTGATTCCGGTTAAACAACTTCCTATTAATTAAGTACCCGCTATTCAGGTAATCAGTAAGCGTTTCATCCATTCGACTAATACTGGGGGCAGCTGCTCAGGACGGGGTAACAATGCATAATCGTGCGTACCAAAAATATACGGAAGATAATTCGCCGCCTGCCGGTCTACGGTCAGGCAAAACGCTCGGACGCCCTGGTTTTTCGCTTCTTGTACTGCCTGACGAGTGTCCTCTATGCCATACCGCCCTTCGTAATGATCGTTATCATTTGGTTTTCCATCAGATAGCACGATTAAGAGCCGATGGGTCGCAGCGACTTTCATCAGTTCTGCTGTCGCATGACGTAGAGCCGTACCCGACCGGGTATACCGTTCTGGCTGTAACGCACTGATGCGCAATGCAATCTCGTTACTGAAGGATTCCGTATGGTGTTTTATGTCCCATATTCTGACCGCTTGCATACCTTCTCCGGAGAATGCGAGCACGCTGTAAGGCTCCCCCAGACTTTGTAAGGCAATCGTCACTAGCAATAGCGCTTCACGTTCCACGTCAATAATACGTTTGTTGTTGGCAATCCAGGAGTCGGTAGAACCGCTGATATCAACGAGCAGCATAATCGCTACATTTTTTTTCAATGCGCGCTGTGTTTGGTAGATAGCCTGGTTGAAGATGCCGCCAGCGCGAAAATCGGTATAGCTGGTAATGTAGGCGTCCAGGTCCAGTTCTTCACCATCCAATTGCTGATGCTGCAAAACTCTCTGCGCGCGTAACAACTCGAACTGCCTGCGGATATTCCTGATGAGGAGTTGATGTTGCAGTAAAATATCGTCTACCCATTGCTGTGAGCCTCCTTCCATTTGAACGACTAGAACTTTCGCGCCTGGGACGCAATAGAGAGTTTTCAGATAATCCCATTCCGGATAAATCAGTTCCGAAACAGCTGTGGTGGTCATTGATGAAAGGAGGCGGGATCGTTTCTCTTGTGGATCGTCCGAGAGCAACACTTCACGAGATTGGCCGGGGGTAGAAATCAATCGAGCTTCTGAAAGTTCGGAAACCAGATCAGCGTATTCGTCGGCTTTTTTTGTGTCTTCCTGATCGACGGGCCGTTGCAAACCCATAGGGTCTTCTGCTTTCGGATGAGATTCATCGCCCTGGACCATCCAGGCATCATTTTTTTTGCGTTTTTTATCCTCATCTTCTGTGGCTTGGCGGCGCTGAGGTCGGCGAGGCAAACGGGCAGACTGGGGGCGATGTTGTGACGTAATGTCCTCGGTTGCCTGGAGAACTTCGATAGGGGTTTCGGCCTCTGGCAGGCGAAATTCACCGGTCCAAAGATCTTTAAGCAAAGGGGCGCTGCTATAAGTTTGCATGGAGTAATTAGCGGTAGTCATTAATGCCGGCAAAAGCTTATTTGCAATCAGCAACGATTGGGCTGGCGATTCAGCTATGGGCAAAAATTTTTCCGCGCTACCACAAGGGTGTTTCAAGATGTTTTGATAAAAATTTTCCAAGGGTTGGCGAGCCATGGAAAAACGTGACAATGGGGGGCGTGCCTGCAATGAAACCTGGCGGAGTTGATTAATTGCCGGGCGCATGCCGGGAAATTCGCCGATGATTATTTCGTCGACCGCATAGGCTTCAACAAGCAGGAAAATATCCCGTACCACAGGGTTTGGCAATTGGTGTAGTAGATTTACGTTGTAACGCATGGCTCGTGTAGCTTGTTGCAAGGCAAGGGTGCGAAATAGCTGGGCCGCCATGTTATCAGTTGTCAACGGGAGATGAGGCGGTAACCAAAGATGGTGCCCATCGGTGGCCGGAATGGCTTGTAAGCACCAAGGTGATTGGGTATGACGAAATACACGCGCTAACAGGGTGGGGTGTGTGGGCGGCTGGGCTGGTCGAATGAGAAAATTTTGCCCGGTGGTGGAAAGAACAAATAGATCCAGACGGTGTGTTATATCTGTTAAAAGAAGATCTGCGCCAGGTTCCGGCCGGCGATGTCGTTGCCAAAGGTCGCGCGCGTAGACCGTCGCGTGTCGAGCGATATCAGTTAATACATCTTCAGCTTCAGCCACAGAAAACCTTACGTGAATATCGCGTCGACAAGATCATTCATTGCAGCGGTCAGTGCTGCATCGTCCGACAAGGGGGCAACGATTGCTGATCGACAGGCTGAATGGATATCCACGCCTCGCTTATGAAGCAACGCAGCAGCAATGAGTAAACGAGTGCTGGGCACTTCTGCCAGGCCGCGGTCATGTAAGCATCGAATCCTGTGCGCGAGCTTGACTAAAGCATGGGCAGTGGCGTGATCTGTATGACTTTCGCGTTTGACTATCTCCACTTCGCTGTCGATATGAGGATATCCCAGTTCAATGGCAACAAAACGCTGCCGTGTGCTGGGTTTTAAATCCTTTAACATTCGCTGATAACCAGGATTATAGGAAATGACTAACTGGAATCCCTGTGCTGCCGTTAAAAGCTCACCCGTTTTATCAATAGGTAATATACGGCGATGGTCGGTGAGGGAGTGGAGAACAACGATTGTATCCTGACGGGCTTCTACCACTTCATCAAGGTAACAAATAGCACCTTCCCGAACTGCCCGGGTGAGTGGCCCATCCTGCCACACGGTACCGTCATGGCGAATTAAATAGCGACCAATAAGATCGTTGGCTGAGAGATCATCGTGACACGCTACGGTAATCAAGGGGCGATTCAGCTTCCACGCCATATGTTCAACCAACCGGGTTTTTCCGCAGCCAGTCGGTCCTTTCAGCATTATCGCAAGAGCTTGTTTATGGCATTGTTCGAAGACGTCAACCTCATTTGCAGTGGGTAAATAATAAGGTTTTTCAAGATTCGTTCCGCGGGTGTGTAACGATTGACTCGCCGTCATAGATTGCTCCGCGCCGACCCGTCGCTCACCCTGTTATCTTCCGTGATAAAACGTGGTGAATAACGGAAAAAATCATAAATAAACAAGGCAACTCCCACAGTAAACAAAGATGCCGTTGCAATAAGCATTAAAAAGTGCACTTGAATTTTGAGTTGCGCATCAAGGTAGCCCATACCCATAATTCTCTCTAGGTACACCTGTCCGATTCCCGCAGTAGCAAATGACAAGGTCATACCAAACATCCCGGTGATTTGTAACCAAAATGCCCAGTAGCCAAGGCTACTTCCTTCCTCTGGTCGGTCACGTGTCAACGATGGCAACGCGTAAGTGATCATCGCTAAAACAATCATGGCATATGCGCCGTAAAATGCTGCGTGACCATGCATCGCCGTAATGAGTGTTCCATGGGTCCATTTGTTAACACTTGGCCAGGTATGCGCGAGTCCGAGTAACCCTGCACCGAACAAGGTGAAGACGGCGCTCCCTATGGTCCAATGCAATGCCAATTTGTTGGGATGGCCCATACCTGCACGCCGAATCGCGCCATAGGCATAGATCGCCATGGCAACTAAAGCAACGGGTTCAAGCGCACTGAAAAAACCGCCGATAGGTAACCAGTAGGTCGGTACGCCTACCCAGTAATAATGATGCGCTGTGCCGAGGATACCAGCGATAAACACCAGGCCCACAATCACATAGAGCCATTTTTCCATAACCTCCCGATCAGCGCCGGACAACCGAATTAACAGGTAAGCGAGGAAAGCGCCCATGATCATCATCCACACACCTTCGACCCAAAGATGAATGGTCCACCAGCGATAAAAAATCGAAACGGTGTAATTTTCGTAATGCAACAGGGCGGGGAAAAATAAAATAGCAGAGCTGACCAAGCCTATCATCAGCACGCCTTCCGTCGTGGTAAAACGGCCGGATTTTTTTATTGTCATGCCGATGTTGTAAAGGAAGATCAGCATACAAATGACGATGACAATTTTGTGGGGTAATGGCTGTTCCAGTAATTTATTTCCCGTACCGTAACGAAATAAATACCCGATGATGGCCGTAACACCCATTAAGGTCCACAAACCGAGTTGAATATAAGCTAATTTAGTGCTGTGTAATTCGGTGCGTGATTCATCGGGTACCATCCAATAGGTGGCTCCCATAAAGCCCGTTAATACCCACACGATCAATAAATTGGTATGAATAACTTTGGTGACGTCGAAAGGCAGGATGTACAGTAGGGGATCAGGTCCGAGATATTTGGACGCGGAAAGCAAGCCGAAGACAAGTTGCAATCCGAATAGCACCATCGCTACCGCAAAATACCAGTAAGCCACTGATTGCGATTTATATTGCATTGTTATTCTCCGTCCGGATACTGGATTGATTTATTTTAAAGTTGCCAAGTAAGCAACCAAATGATCGAGCTGGTCGGCACTGAGGCTGGTTTCATAACCGGTAGGCATGAATGAAGTGCCGTTAGCGGAGTACATCTCTCCAGGAATGAGATGGGCGCTGGGTGAAATAATTGATTCGCGAATGTAACCTTCAACATCGGTTGCCTCGCCCTGGTAATTGCCGGATGCCAGGATATCGGCGGCGCGCGACGCAAGCCCTGCCAGAGTAGGGCCAGCCATATTCGCGCCCGGAGCAGTGGAATGGCAGGCGTTACACGCGGGTGTTGCGGTGCGAAATACGTGCTCACCCTGCGCACGAGGGTCGTCGTCAGGGGTTACCGGGCGAATAGCCGCAGGGTCATCACCCTCTTCAGCCGATATCGCACCGACAGCATCTGCTCCTGGCACAAAGCTGCCGGTTACCAGAATAGGGCGCGGTGGCCATCCCTGATTATCGACTTTGCTCACCCAATCCAGAAACGCGATTAAATCAGAAATTTCTTTCTCACTCAGATCCTGTTTAGGCATCAACCGCCGGTGTTTGTCTTCATCATAAAACTTTGAGGGATCGCGCATGTAAGCCTGTAAGTAAGCCTCGCCCCGATGTTGCGTTATTTTGGTGAGGTCCGGCGCGTAGTAGGCCCCTTCACCAAACAGCGTGTGACAGTTAATGCAATTGTATTTGTGCCACACATCTTTTCCGTGAGTAACCTCTGGTGTAATGTTTTCGGCGTTAGTGAGTTCATCGAACTGTCGGTGGCTATCCAGGGTTAAGAGAAGAAATACCAATACCGATATGCCGGTGGATGCGATTGCAAACATTCTTGCTTGACGATTATTCATAGCTGCCGCCTTTTCTATACGCCGATGCCTGCCCAGTACAAAAGGGAAATTGAAAAGGCATAACAAATTGCTGTTGCCATGGCTAAAAGAACAATAAAGCTGAGGATTTTGAGGGGGCGATAGAATTGTCGGTGTCGCATAATGCCTCACTTAGCTGTTTGATTTTTATTAAAAGCTAGCAAAGTAAAACGGTATTGCAATTGCTTATAACAACTGGAACGCCATTATTTTCTGGCGATGTGTGATAGGTAACAAATAAGTTGGTTTTAACGGGGAATAAGCATGGGCA
It contains:
- a CDS encoding putative zinc-binding protein produces the protein MAVTVDSLLCVGEKMVTTVKPLVYSCSGCSNVAQLANDVAVLMDREGLAQMSCIAGVGGQVKKLVNIARSGRDILAIDGCRLACVKNTLALHGVTPKWYLELTELGLKKRDGEDCSLADFYRVLSYTYRLPDLIPVKQLPIN
- a CDS encoding nitric oxide reductase activation protein NorD, whose protein sequence is MAEAEDVLTDIARHATVYARDLWQRHRRPEPGADLLLTDITHRLDLFVLSTTGQNFLIRPAQPPTHPTLLARVFRHTQSPWCLQAIPATDGHHLWLPPHLPLTTDNMAAQLFRTLALQQATRAMRYNVNLLHQLPNPVVRDIFLLVEAYAVDEIIIGEFPGMRPAINQLRQVSLQARPPLSRFSMARQPLENFYQNILKHPCGSAEKFLPIAESPAQSLLIANKLLPALMTTANYSMQTYSSAPLLKDLWTGEFRLPEAETPIEVLQATEDITSQHRPQSARLPRRPQRRQATEDEDKKRKKNDAWMVQGDESHPKAEDPMGLQRPVDQEDTKKADEYADLVSELSEARLISTPGQSREVLLSDDPQEKRSRLLSSMTTTAVSELIYPEWDYLKTLYCVPGAKVLVVQMEGGSQQWVDDILLQHQLLIRNIRRQFELLRAQRVLQHQQLDGEELDLDAYITSYTDFRAGGIFNQAIYQTQRALKKNVAIMLLVDISGSTDSWIANNKRIIDVEREALLLVTIALQSLGEPYSVLAFSGEGMQAVRIWDIKHHTESFSNEIALRISALQPERYTRSGTALRHATAELMKVAATHRLLIVLSDGKPNDNDHYEGRYGIEDTRQAVQEAKNQGVRAFCLTVDRQAANYLPYIFGTHDYALLPRPEQLPPVLVEWMKRLLIT
- a CDS encoding CbbQ/NirQ/NorQ/GpvN family protein is translated as MTASQSLHTRGTNLEKPYYLPTANEVDVFEQCHKQALAIMLKGPTGCGKTRLVEHMAWKLNRPLITVACHDDLSANDLIGRYLIRHDGTVWQDGPLTRAVREGAICYLDEVVEARQDTIVVLHSLTDHRRILPIDKTGELLTAAQGFQLVISYNPGYQRMLKDLKPSTRQRFVAIELGYPHIDSEVEIVKRESHTDHATAHALVKLAHRIRCLHDRGLAEVPSTRLLIAAALLHKRGVDIHSACRSAIVAPLSDDAALTAAMNDLVDAIFT
- a CDS encoding cbb3-type cytochrome c oxidase subunit I, with amino-acid sequence MQYKSQSVAYWYFAVAMVLFGLQLVFGLLSASKYLGPDPLLYILPFDVTKVIHTNLLIVWVLTGFMGATYWMVPDESRTELHSTKLAYIQLGLWTLMGVTAIIGYLFRYGTGNKLLEQPLPHKIVIVICMLIFLYNIGMTIKKSGRFTTTEGVLMIGLVSSAILFFPALLHYENYTVSIFYRWWTIHLWVEGVWMMIMGAFLAYLLIRLSGADREVMEKWLYVIVGLVFIAGILGTAHHYYWVGVPTYWLPIGGFFSALEPVALVAMAIYAYGAIRRAGMGHPNKLALHWTIGSAVFTLFGAGLLGLAHTWPSVNKWTHGTLITAMHGHAAFYGAYAMIVLAMITYALPSLTRDRPEEGSSLGYWAFWLQITGMFGMTLSFATAGIGQVYLERIMGMGYLDAQLKIQVHFLMLIATASLFTVGVALFIYDFFRYSPRFITEDNRVSDGSARSNL
- a CDS encoding c-type cytochrome, which encodes MNNRQARMFAIASTGISVLVFLLLTLDSHRQFDELTNAENITPEVTHGKDVWHKYNCINCHTLFGEGAYYAPDLTKITQHRGEAYLQAYMRDPSKFYDEDKHRRLMPKQDLSEKEISDLIAFLDWVSKVDNQGWPPRPILVTGSFVPGADAVGAISAEEGDDPAAIRPVTPDDDPRAQGEHVFRTATPACNACHSTAPGANMAGPTLAGLASRAADILASGNYQGEATDVEGYIRESIISPSAHLIPGEMYSANGTSFMPTGYETSLSADQLDHLVAYLATLK